The sequence below is a genomic window from Citricoccus muralis.
CATGTTCGGCGGCGCCATCGTCGGACTCATCCTCGGTTTGGTCAACGCCTTCAAGCGCGAACCTTCGCCCGCTCTGATCTTGGCTTACGCCGTCGCGCAGGGTCTGTTCCTGGGAGGACTGTCCCGGGTCTTCGAGATGCAGTGGCCGGGTGTGGCCACGCAGGCGCTGCTGGGCACCCTGTGCGTGTTCGCCGTGACCCTGGCACTGTTCATGTCCGGCAAGGTGCGCGCCACCCCGAAGGGCATGAAGATCTTCATGGTCCTGATCATCGGTTACGGTCTGTTCTCGCTGGTAAACCTGGGCCTGAGCATGTTCGGTGTGCTGGATGAGCCCTTCGGTCTGCGCTCCGGCTTCCTGGGCGTTGCCATCGGCCTGCTGGCCATCGGACTGGCTGCTTACTCGCTGGTGATCGACTTCACCGCCGTGGACGAGGGCGTCAAGAACGGTGCACCGCGCAAGTACTCTTGGTCGGCAGCATTCGGTCTGACAGTCACCCTGATCTGGCTTTACATTGAGATCCTGCGTCTGATCGCGATTCTGCGCGGAAACGACTGACCTTTGCAGAAGCCCTTCGGGGCATCTCCACCGGGCGGCACTGTATGACGGTGCCGCCCGGTGGTGTTTCGTTCTCTTCCCGTAAGGGAATAACCTTAGTGAGGATCCACGGACGCCGTGACGATACGGCACGAGAGAAGAGTCTGAGATGAACACTGCGGGAGAGCCAGCCGCCGATGGCGGTCGTGTCTACGTTGATGACGAGGCGCCTCTCACCGACGACGAGGTGAAATCAAGGGTCGCCGCTGATGTGCCCTACGGGCTCACCGTAGCGGCCGCCTGGTCGTGGCGGGTGTTGCTCGTGCTGATCATGGCGGGAGCCGCGGTCTGGCTGTTCTCCCACGTGTCGATCCTGGTGATCCCGCTGCTCATTGCCGCTCTCTTGGCCACTCTGTTGCACCCCATCCACATGTTCTTGATCCGATGCAAGATCCCTGCGGTGGTGTCCGCGCTGCTGTGCATCCTGATGCTGATCGGCATCGTGGTCGGACTGATCACCCTGGCCGGCCAGCAACTGGTCGTCGTTTTCTCCGACATGAGCGGACGTGTGGTGGAAGGCGTCAACGGGCTGATCGCCTGGGTGCAGACCCTCGGAATCACCACCGACCAGTGGACCTCGGTCCTCGACGACCTCTTCAACGCGGCACGGAACAACTCCCAGGCGATCCTCTCAGGGGCCCTCGGTTTTGGTACGACGGCGGGCAACATCGCCGCCGGAATGGTGATGGCCCTGTTCGCCCTCGTGTTCTTCCTGCTCGACGGCAACCGGATCTGGCTGTTCCTCCTGAATTTCGTCCCACGCCGGCACCGCCGGGCCATCGACGGTGCCGGTCGCGCCGGTTGGACCTCGCTCGGCTCGTACGTGCGCATCCAAATTTTCGTCGCCTTCGTCGATGCGGTCGGTATCGGTTTCGGTGCATACCTCCTCGGGGTGCCGCTGGCGATGCCGCTGGGTGTGTTGGTCTTCCTGGGTTCCTTCATCCCGATCGTCGGTGCCGTGCTCACCGGTGCGGTCGCCGTCCTGCTCGCTCTGGTGGCCAATGGGCTCGTCAACGCGCTGCTGATGCTGTTGGTCGTGCTGGCCGTGCAACAGCTGGAATCCAACGTGCTGCAGCCGCTGGTGATGGGCAAAGCCGTCAGCCTGCACCCGCTCGCCGTCTTCCTCGCCGTGGCCGCCGGTACCTCCGTGCTGGGCCTCGTCGGAGCCGTCTTCGCGGTACCCGTGTTGGCTTTCGCCAACTCCGCGGTCCGTTACGTGTCGTCTCGTCCCTGGGAAAGAAACGACACGGGTGAGAACAGCACAGAGACCACGTTCAAAGAACGAGCCGCGGCCCTGGAAGACCGGCTGTTGCCGCAACTACGCCAAGTCCGTAAGCGCGGTCAGCGCTCGGACTCAACCACAGACGCTGAGACGAACACCGACGACGCCGGTACCGACGTCACCGGCGACACGTCATCCCATCCATCCTCCAAGGAGCGCTCGTGACCGAAGATTCCGTGATCAGCCATCTGCCCGTGCAGTTCGAGCAGATTGAAGCCGCTCGAGCGGCGCTGGAGGGTGTGGTGTTATCCACGCCCATGGATCACTCACGAGCCCTCGGTCGCTCTGTCGGCGCCACCGTGCACCTGAAATGCGAGAACCTGCAGCGTGCCGGTTCCTTCAAGGTCCGTGGCGCCTACGTGCATATGGCCTCGCTCACGGAAGAAGAGCGGGCACGCGGCGTGGTGGCTGCCTCCGCTGGTAACCACGCTCAGGGTGTGGCCCTGGCCGCCAAACGCCTCGGCATCAAGGCCACCATCTTCATGCCCCAGGGCGTAGCCCTGCCCAAACTGCAGGCTACCCAGGACCACGGGGCCGTCGTGAGGCTCCACGGCAACAACGTCGATGAGGCGCTGGCTGAGGCCCAGCGCTATGCCGAGGACTCGGGGGCGGTGTTCATCCACCCTTTCGACAACCCGCACGTGGTGGCCGGTCAGGGCACCATCGGCTTGGAGATCCTCGAGCAGCAGCCCGACGTCGACACCATCGTGATGGGCATTGGCGGCGGTGGTCTCCTGGCCGGTGTGGCTGTGGCCGTGAAGGAAATGGCGCGCCGACAGGGCCGCACCATCAACATCATCGGCGTTCAGGCGGCTAACGCGGCAGCGTACCCGCCCTCCCTAGCCGCCGATGCCGTCGTTCCATTATCCAATGTCTCCACGATTGCCGACGGCATCGCCGTGGGTCGGCCGGGGCAGATCCCCTTCCAGATCATCAAGGAACTTGTCGACGGCGTGGTGACGGTCACCGAAGAGGAGATCGCCAACGCTCTGGTGTTCCTGCTGGAGCGCTCCAAGATGGTGGTGGAACCCGCAGGAGCTGTTGGCGTGGCCGCGTTGTTGGCCGGCAAGCTGGACGAACTGGGTATCTCCTCGACTTCCACCGTGGCCGTGCTCTCGGGCGGCAATATCGACCCGATGCTGATGCTCAAAGTCATCCAGTCCGGTCTGGCGGCTGCAGGGCGTTTCCTGACCGTACGAATCGCACTGCGTGACCGTCCCGGAGAGCTGATGACGATTTCGCGCATCATCGCGGAGACCGAAGCCAACGTCACTCGTGTGGATCACTCCCGTATCGGCGACACCCTGGGCCTGGGGGACGTGCACATCACGATCGACATGGAGACCCGCGGTCGCGATCACTCCGAGGAAGTGCTCGGTCGGTTGCGTGCGGCCGGATACCAACCGATCAAACAGAACTAGTCTGACCGGACCGTACCTGCGCGCGCCAGGTACTCCAGCTCAGCTAGACGCGTTTAGCGTTGCGGATCGGTCGTCACCGTGCCCGCGGAGAGGTCAACATAGGCCGTGACGATGTCGGCGCCGTCGCCCAACCAGCTGTCAGCGCTATGCTCGATCAGGAGCTGACGGGAGCCGACGGCAAGACTGAGGCGAGCGAACTGCCCATCTCTCGTGGCACGGAGGGTGCACTCGATCGGCTCGGTGAGGCTGACTCAGCGCGTCGTGATCTTGCGATCTTCTCGTTCAGGCGAGACGAGACTTGCTGAACAGGTTCGGAATCGAATCGGCCTTCTTACGAATCACGTAGACACCGGGCAGATGTCCCACCGTGTCGTTGATTCGGGACGAGAATTCGGCGGTGGTCCAGGCTTCCAGGCCGGGCTCGTTGCCGAGCACGACGGCGGCGGCGTTGAGCGCTTCCAAGACGCCGAGCACGAAACGGTCCGAGGCCTCGGCTGAACCCCCGCCCGACAGAATGGTGGCGAGACGCGAGCGGACCTCGTCGGCGGCATCTCCCTGCTCTTCGAACGTGGAGGCACCGATCTTCTTCGTGTGCTCCAGTACCGCGTCGCGGTCTGCCAGGTCCCTGCCGACGGCAGGCACCGGGTTGAGCTTGGAACGACCAACCAAGGACGACAACTGCTGGTCGGTGTAGGGATCCAGCGCATCCAGGGTGGGTTGGAGCGGGCCGAGATCCGAATGGTCGGCCAGAACGACGGATACCTTCGGGTCATCCTGCTGTCCGGGCTCAGCGCGGTCCCATGGGCCGAACTTCACCGCACCAGTCTCATGTAGATCGGTGATCGCGGCGGCGACGAGTGCCTGATCGAGCAGTCCGGACACCGGGCTGAGGGCGTCGCGATGCTTCAGGGTGGCCAGGAAGAGCTTTTCTACAGTCAACACATCGTTCAGCCTAGCAAGCGCGAGGCGCTAGTGAGCAGTGCTGAGCACCCCCAATGCAAAACGGCGGGGACCTCACCTTGTGGTGAGGTCCCCGCCGTGACGGATCGGACGAAAATCAGGCCTTGTACGGCGTGACGTTCTTCAGCTCGACCTTGATTTCCTTGCCGTTCGGCGCGGTGTAGGAGACGGTGTCGCCAGCCTTGGAACCGTGGATTGCCTCGCCCAGCGGTGAGCGCTCCGAGTAGACCTCGAGCTTTTCGCCATCGGCGGCGATCTCGCGATTGCCGAACAGGAACGTCATTTCGTTGCCAGCCACTACGGCGGTGACCACCATGCCGGGCTCAACGATGCCGTCGTCTGCCGGGGCGTCGCCGACGCGGGCATGCTCGAGAAGGTGCTTGAGCTCGAGGATGCGGCCCTCGTTCTTGGACTGCTCCTCGCGTGCAGCGTGGTAGCCGCCGTTCTCCTTCAGATCGCCTTCATCGCGAGCCTGTTCTATACGATCGATGATTTCCTGGCGTCCGGGACCGGAGGCGTACTCCAGCTCCTTGCTCAGTCGGTCATAGGCTTCTTGGGTCAACCAGGGGGTCGAATCGTTGTTGCTCATGGCCATGCGGCCTCCTTCGTAACGGTCATCTTTCACGTCATAGAACGAGCCCCGCCGTCGGGCGAGCGCAGGGTGAGAATGATGATCACCGGCGCGAAACCCATGGCGGGGCAGGGAACTGTTGACCCACAGTCTAACAGTCGAGCCCCGTGAGGGCCGAGGAGTCGGGGTAGGCGAGGACCTGCGCTGTCAGCGAAATCGCCCAGGTGGGGGCTCAGTCCCCGGTGTTGATGTACTGGATATTGCTGGGGCCCTCGCCGGCGTACCAGCAGGTGTCCACGACGCCGCTGACGCCGAGCCCGTCGGTGCGCAGCGGTGCCTCGTAGTAGCGGGTCATATCGGATGGCAGTCGCGACTCGTCCTCGGGCTCAGGTCCGATGGTGACGGTGTCGAAGCCCACCACTGCGTAGTTTTCGGCCAGAATCTGCACCGAACAGGTGACGGTGGCTTCGGGCTCCTTGGTCAACTGGAAGGTCACGGAAGCCTCTTGATCGGAGGCGATGCTGTAGCCGACGTCTTTCCAGGAGAGCCGATCCGCGGTGGCCGAATAGGCGATCCACACGGTGACGAGTACGGCCGCGATCAGCGCCACGACAGCAATAATGATGCCCCGGCGGCGGGCGCGGGGGTTGGAGGTGCTTTGGGCACGACCATATCGATTCGCTAAGCTGTCTTCGGTGACATGACCTGCGGGCTGAGGCTGCTGATCCATAGGCCTCCATACTAGCCCGAGTGCGGCGCCGCTTATTCGTCCATGACAGGAGTACGGACACAGCTGTGGAGAATCAGAACCCTGATCAGCCGGGCCTCAACGACGCCTCGGACCACCAGGAATTCGGCGTTCCTGTGGGGCAGCGGAACTACGGCACCCTGCCGCCGGCGCAGTCCCATGCCGTGGACGAGGCCTCCAAAGTTCCGGAATCGTCCGGGTTGCGCCTGCTCGCCGTGCACGCCCACCCCGATGACGAATCGTCCAAGGGGGCGGCGATGATGGCGGCTTATTCGGCCGCCGGGGCCGAGGTCATGGTGGCGACCTGCACCGGTGGTGAAGCCGGAAGCCTGCTGAACCCGCACTACGGCGACGACATCCGCCTGCACCGTGACTTGACCTCCGTGCGCCGCGCAGAGATGGAGGAGGCCGGAGCTGCCCTGGGCATCGAGCACCGGTGGCTGGGCTTCGTGGATTCCGGGCTACCTGAAGGCGACCCGTTGCCCGAGCTGCCGTTCGGAACCTTCGCCACCCTGCCCCTGGAGCAGACGGCGGCACCTCTGGTTCGGTTGATTCGCTCTTTCCGGCCGCATGTGATCATCTCGTACGACGAGATCGGCGGTTACCCGCACCCCGACCACATCCGCTCTCACGAGATCACGGTGGCGGCCTACCAAGATGCTGGAGACCCGGAAAAGTACCCAGGCATTGGTGAGCCCTGGGAGATTTCGAAGCTCTACTACGATCGGGCTTTCAACCCCGACAAGTACCGGGCACTGCACCAGGCGTTTATCGAGAGCGGCGAAGATTCTCCCTACGCCGACCGTATTGCCTGGTACCAGCGCATGCTCGAGAACGATGACGATTCCTCCGGTGGTTTCCGGTTGACCAAGCATGAGGTGACCACCCAGATTCATGTTGCAGATTTCTTGGAAAACCGCGACGCCGCGTTGCGTGCTCACCGCACCCAGATTGATCCCGAAGGGCACTTCTTCATGGCGCCCAATGACCTAATCCGCACCACCTGGCCGTGGGAGGATTACGTGCTGATCGACTCCCGGGTGGAGACGAAGTTGCCCGAAACGGACTTGTTCGCCGGACTTCGGTCAGACGAGCGTCACGGTAGCTAGCGTCGGCGTAGACTGGAGCATCATGTTCTTTTTCGAAGCAGCCGTTGAGCCGAGCCCCGGCGTTGAAGAGCCGACCCTGCGTCCCGGACTCGACGAAAGCGAGATTTCCCCGGGCATTGAAGGGTTCCTGCTGACCGCACTGATGGTCACGTTTGCGATTCTGGTACTGAATCTGATGATCCGCTCGATCCGCAAGGTGAAGTTGCGTTCGGAAACGGCCGAAGACATGCTCGTCGAGCGCTACCAGGGCTACCTCAGCGAGGAAAAGCGCCAGCGCCCCGAGGACGACGGCGAGCTCTCTCCCGACAAAACCGAGCTGTACCGGAAGAAGTACCCGGGCTACCTGGACAGCCCTACCCCTGAACCGAAGTCACCGGATTCCGGACGCGACTTCTAAAAGGAGTATCTAGCGCCGTACGGGCTAGGACAGCACCGCGAACATGATCGCGATGTAGTGACAGACGAACCCGCCCACCGTAAAGGCATGGAAGAGTTCGTGAAAGCCGAACCATTCGAGGCTGATGTTCGGCCGTTTCAACGCGTAAAACACCGCGCCGACGATGTAGCAGGCGCCGCCCGCGCAGGTCATGATCGCGGCCACCAGATTCGCCTGGAAGAACTCGCCCAGATACAGCACTGCCGCCAGGCCGAGTGCCACGTAAATCGGCGTGTACAGCCAGCGAGGGGCATCGGTCCAGACCAGCCGGAAGATCACCCCGGCTACCGCGCCGATCCACACCAAGGTGAGCAGGATCGTCGCCTCGCGGGTTTCCAGTAGCGCTAGCGACAACGGGGTGTAGGTGCCGGCGATCACGAGCATGATGTTGGTGTGGTCCAGCCGCTTCAGCGTGCGTGCCACCTTCGGCGTCCACTGCACCAGGTGATAGGTCGCAGAGACGGAGAAGAGCAGCAGCCCGGTCACCGCATACACCGCCGATGCCCAGGACAGCGTTGCCGTCGGGGCTAAGGCAACGAGGACGATCCCCGCAGCCAAAGCCAGGGGGGCGGTCGCGAGATGGATGAAGCCACGCATCTTAGGCTTGAACTCGGGATGCGTGACGTCGGTAATCCGATCGATGCGCCAGCGTCGCGGACGAGGGACGCGTGGAGGACGGGGCTGAGTCATCGTCATGTGCCCATTCTACGTGGCGTTGCTTTCGGGCCACTGTGTATCCGCTACCGTAGTCCTGGAAGGCCACACGACCACATCGTCGGCGGTCGCACCGGAGCAGAAGGAGACCTGGATCGTGCTCACCCAGTTGCTGTATCGGTTCTACGAGCGACGGCTCCAGGCAGAGCTGGACGGCGCGGATCTGCCACAGCACATCGGGGTCGTGTTGGACGGCAACCGGCGTTGGGCCAAAGCTGCCGGCGAGACGACGGCGCGCGGCCACCAGGCCGGGGCCGACAAGATCCTGGAGTTCCTGGGCTGGTGCGACGAGATGGGGATCCGCATGGTCACCCTCTACCTGCTCTCCACCGAGAACCTGAACCGGCCCGCCGCGGAATTGACCCAGCTGATTGGGATCATCTCCGACACCCTCGATCGTCTCGAGCGCGGCCTGGATAACGGTCACCGGCTCCGGATCCACCCGGTCGGTTCACCGTCGCTGCTACCCTCCGAACTGGCCGAACAGGTCAGTCGACTGGGGGAGGAGACCGCGCAAGTCGAAGGGCTCCACGTCAATGTGGCTGTCGGCTACGGGGGCCGTCAGGAAATCGTGGACGCCGTCGGTGAGCTCCTCGACGACGCCGAGCAAGCGGGAAAGAGCCTGTCCGAGGTGGCCGCAATGTTGTCGGTGGAGGCGATCTCCGACAAGCTGTATACCCGCGGACAGCCCGACCCAGACCTGGTGATTCGTACATCCGGTGAACAGCGACTCTCCGGATTCCTGATGTGGCAGTCCGCCTATTCAGAGTTCTACTTCTGCGAGGCCCTCTGGCCCGATTTCCGGCGCGTGGACTTCATGCGGGCGCTACGAGATTTCGCCTCCCGGCACCGGCGCTTCGGCTCGTAACCAAGCGTTCATCGAAGTTCACCTCATTTTTTACCCCGCTCCGCAGCTCTGGACGTCCACACCTTCTAGCGTGAGGATTGTCAGAAGGACACAGCCGCAGCGTCCACCCTGGCCGTCAGGGCTGGTCCTCTTCCGATTCCTGTCGAAGGAGACGATGAGTGCGAACCTACGTGCTGGATACTTCGGTCCTGCTGTCCGATCCCCGAGCCATGACCCGGTTCGCGGAGCACCGTGTGGTGCTGCCCCTGGTGGTGATCATGGAGCTGGAACACAAACGGCACGACCCGGAGCTGGGATTCTTCGCACGCACCGCGCTGCGCCTGCTCGATGATCTGCGCATCACCCACGGATCATTGTCCGAACCGGTGCCGATCGGTGATGAGGGCGGGGCGCTGCGCGTGGAACTGAACCACATTTCGGTGGAGGTGCTGCCGCACGGGTTCCGCAATGCGGACAACGACACTCGCATCCTCGCGGTCGCGAAGTCTCTCTCCGATGAAGGCGAAGACGTCACCGTGGTCTCCAAGGACCTGCCCATGCGGGTGAAAGCCTCTGCCCTGGGCTTAGCCGCGGATGAATACCGCAATGAATTCGTCAAAGACACCGGCTGGACCGGCATCCGGCGCATCGACGTCGCCGATGAAGCGATCGACCAGCTCTACCAAGGCCAGGAGTTGCCCTGGAACGAACTCGTTCCCAACACGGGCGCGGGCACGGACGCCGATGCCGACCCGAACGAGCCGGCCCCGGTGAACACCGGACTGGTGCTGTCCAGCGCTGGCTCCTCCGCTCTGGGCCGCGTGGTGGGCGAGGACAAAGTGCAGCTGGTGCGCGGCGACCAGGACGCTTTCGGTGTGCACGGCCGCTCGGCCGAACAGCGCCTGGCCATGGAACTGCTGCTGGACCCCACCGTGGGGATTGTTTCCCTGGGCGGTCGTGCTGGCACCGGTAAATCGGCACTCGCGCTGGCCGCCGGCCTGGAGGCCGTCCTGGAGCGCCAGGAACATCGGAAGATCATCGTGTTCCGTCCGCTCTACGCCGTCGGTGGGCAGGATCTGGGCTATCTGCCGGGCACCGAGTCGGAGAAGATGGGCCCCTGGGGGCAGGCGGTGTATGACACGCTCACTGCTCTGGTCTCCACCGCCGTGATGGAGGAGATCGTTGATCGAGACCTGCTTGAGGTGCTGCCGCTGACCCATATTCGGGGTCGCTCCCTCCACGACGCCTGGGTCGTGGTGGATGAGGCTCAGTCACTGGAAAAGAACGTGCTGCTCACGGTGCTCTCCCGCATCGGCCAGAACTCCAAGGTGGTGCTCACCCACGACGTCGCTCAGCGAGACAACCTGCGGGTGGGACGTCATGATGGTGTGGCCGCGGTGGTGGAGAAGCTGAAGGGGCATCCGCTGTTCGGGCACATCACCCTGACCCGTTCGGAGCGCTCGCCGATCGCCGCGCTGGTGACGGACCTGCTCGAGGACCGCACCCACTGACCACCGGGGGAGGGAAAGAGTGGGGACCGTCACGGCGTGGTGGCGGCCCCCACTGAGTGATATCCGCTCGCACTGGAGGGGGATGAGCACGAGCCACGATCACTCCGGCCACAGTTCCGCTATTGGGGGAGGGAACCATGGAGTCTCAACCTCCGCGATTCAGTCTACTGATCATCGGAATGGTGTTCCAGGGTCATCTGACGGCGGTGGATAACTCAGTTCGCGGCGTGCCCGTCGATCACGGCGTGCCCGGTTAGTCCAGATCAAAGCCATGATCACTCCGGCGGTGGCTCCGGCAAGGTGCCCATCCCACGACAGTCCGGGCTGGGGCAGGAACCCGGTGAGCATCGAGACGTAATTGGCGACGACGACGAACGCCACGACGATGGCCCAGAACCGGCGTGCTTGCAGCCCGTAGACCACCAGAAACGCGGCATAACCGTACGTCACGCCCGAGGCACCGATGTGTACCGCATCGCGGGCCAGCAACCAGGTCAGGGTGCCCGAGAGCAGCCAGATACCCGCGGTGATGATTGCGTAACGGCGGGTGAGCCAGGCGATGGCGGTGCCCAGGACCAGCCAGGTTCCCGAGTTGCTGATCAGGTGAGCGAAATCCAGGTGCAGCAGCGGCATGGTGAGAATGCCGATCAGACCTTCCGTGCTGCGCGGGCGCAGTCCGACATCGTACACAGTGGCGCCGAGCAGGGCGCTGACCAGGTGAATCAGCCACATCAGCGCCACGGGCAACGCTACCGGGATGACGCTGCGCAGTAGTCGTTCCGGCCAGGGACGCGGCGCCACGGTTCCGGCGTCGGCATCGGTGCGAGCGTTCATCGGGGATCCTCCGTCAAGGGTGTCACGTCGTCATCCACAGCCTAGCGACGGCACGGCCCACCGTGGTGCGGTACCGCCTAGCATGGGAGCATGCTTCTGCTTGTTTGGCGTGCGTTCGGCGACGCCATCGACTCCGGGCACCCCGCTGACGTGATCGCGAGCCTGTGCGCCGCCGTCGGTCTGGTGTGGTTTGCTGTGTGCGCGGTGCCGCTGTGGGTCAGTGATGTTCGCGAGCACCGGCTGCCCAACCGGTGGACCCTGCTGCTGGTGGTCGGCGGTGTGGTGACCCTCGGTACGGCCACGTTGCTGGCCACCGATGGCTCAGAGCTGGCGGGGCGAGCGCTGCGAATGGTGCTGGCCGGACTGGTCTACGCCGCGGTGCTGTTCGTGTTGCATCTGGCCACCCGCGGCGGGATGGGCATGGGGGATGTGAAGCTTGCCGCCGGGCTGGGCGTGTACACGGGCTGGCTGAGTTGGGATGGCCTGCTGGCTGCGGTCGTCTTTGGTTTCCTGATCGGGGGACTGGTGGCCCTGATGTTGGTGGCGGTGCGCCGGGCGACGCGATCCACGCAGATTGCCTTCGGGCCCTCGATGATGGTCGGGGCGTTGGTGCCGCTGATGCTCATGGATGCCGGCTAGAGAACTCGTCGTGCCCCCGGGGATGCGAACGGCCCGCCGCTGACTCCCCGGGAGGGGACCAGCG
It includes:
- a CDS encoding Bax inhibitor-1/YccA family protein, with translation MANPVFNSNNFQSQMRGGHAVDTSRGGPTLTADQLQQMYNEPAATAADTGRMTYNDVILRTTGTLLLVIAGAAVGWITANPILMFGGAIVGLILGLVNAFKREPSPALILAYAVAQGLFLGGLSRVFEMQWPGVATQALLGTLCVFAVTLALFMSGKVRATPKGMKIFMVLIIGYGLFSLVNLGLSMFGVLDEPFGLRSGFLGVAIGLLAIGLAAYSLVIDFTAVDEGVKNGAPRKYSWSAAFGLTVTLIWLYIEILRLIAILRGND
- the mca gene encoding mycothiol conjugate amidase Mca, with product MPPAQSHAVDEASKVPESSGLRLLAVHAHPDDESSKGAAMMAAYSAAGAEVMVATCTGGEAGSLLNPHYGDDIRLHRDLTSVRRAEMEEAGAALGIEHRWLGFVDSGLPEGDPLPELPFGTFATLPLEQTAAPLVRLIRSFRPHVIISYDEIGGYPHPDHIRSHEITVAAYQDAGDPEKYPGIGEPWEISKLYYDRAFNPDKYRALHQAFIESGEDSPYADRIAWYQRMLENDDDSSGGFRLTKHEVTTQIHVADFLENRDAALRAHRTQIDPEGHFFMAPNDLIRTTWPWEDYVLIDSRVETKLPETDLFAGLRSDERHGS
- a CDS encoding AI-2E family transporter, which gives rise to MNTAGEPAADGGRVYVDDEAPLTDDEVKSRVAADVPYGLTVAAAWSWRVLLVLIMAGAAVWLFSHVSILVIPLLIAALLATLLHPIHMFLIRCKIPAVVSALLCILMLIGIVVGLITLAGQQLVVVFSDMSGRVVEGVNGLIAWVQTLGITTDQWTSVLDDLFNAARNNSQAILSGALGFGTTAGNIAAGMVMALFALVFFLLDGNRIWLFLLNFVPRRHRRAIDGAGRAGWTSLGSYVRIQIFVAFVDAVGIGFGAYLLGVPLAMPLGVLVFLGSFIPIVGAVLTGAVAVLLALVANGLVNALLMLLVVLAVQQLESNVLQPLVMGKAVSLHPLAVFLAVAAGTSVLGLVGAVFAVPVLAFANSAVRYVSSRPWERNDTGENSTETTFKERAAALEDRLLPQLRQVRKRGQRSDSTTDAETNTDDAGTDVTGDTSSHPSSKERS
- the trhA gene encoding PAQR family membrane homeostasis protein TrhA, with translation MTMTQPRPPRVPRPRRWRIDRITDVTHPEFKPKMRGFIHLATAPLALAAGIVLVALAPTATLSWASAVYAVTGLLLFSVSATYHLVQWTPKVARTLKRLDHTNIMLVIAGTYTPLSLALLETREATILLTLVWIGAVAGVIFRLVWTDAPRWLYTPIYVALGLAAVLYLGEFFQANLVAAIMTCAGGACYIVGAVFYALKRPNISLEWFGFHELFHAFTVGGFVCHYIAIMFAVLS
- a CDS encoding prepilin peptidase, yielding MLLLVWRAFGDAIDSGHPADVIASLCAAVGLVWFAVCAVPLWVSDVREHRLPNRWTLLLVVGGVVTLGTATLLATDGSELAGRALRMVLAGLVYAAVLFVLHLATRGGMGMGDVKLAAGLGVYTGWLSWDGLLAAVVFGFLIGGLVALMLVAVRRATRSTQIAFGPSMMVGALVPLMLMDAG
- a CDS encoding rhomboid family intramembrane serine protease, whose translation is MNARTDADAGTVAPRPWPERLLRSVIPVALPVALMWLIHLVSALLGATVYDVGLRPRSTEGLIGILTMPLLHLDFAHLISNSGTWLVLGTAIAWLTRRYAIITAGIWLLSGTLTWLLARDAVHIGASGVTYGYAAFLVVYGLQARRFWAIVVAFVVVANYVSMLTGFLPQPGLSWDGHLAGATAGVIMALIWTNRARRDRRARRELSYPPPSDDPGTPFR
- a CDS encoding DUF4307 domain-containing protein, producing MDQQPQPAGHVTEDSLANRYGRAQSTSNPRARRRGIIIAVVALIAAVLVTVWIAYSATADRLSWKDVGYSIASDQEASVTFQLTKEPEATVTCSVQILAENYAVVGFDTVTIGPEPEDESRLPSDMTRYYEAPLRTDGLGVSGVVDTCWYAGEGPSNIQYINTGD
- the ilvA gene encoding threonine ammonia-lyase; translated protein: MTEDSVISHLPVQFEQIEAARAALEGVVLSTPMDHSRALGRSVGATVHLKCENLQRAGSFKVRGAYVHMASLTEEERARGVVAASAGNHAQGVALAAKRLGIKATIFMPQGVALPKLQATQDHGAVVRLHGNNVDEALAEAQRYAEDSGAVFIHPFDNPHVVAGQGTIGLEILEQQPDVDTIVMGIGGGGLLAGVAVAVKEMARRQGRTINIIGVQAANAAAYPPSLAADAVVPLSNVSTIADGIAVGRPGQIPFQIIKELVDGVVTVTEEEIANALVFLLERSKMVVEPAGAVGVAALLAGKLDELGISSTSTVAVLSGGNIDPMLMLKVIQSGLAAAGRFLTVRIALRDRPGELMTISRIIAETEANVTRVDHSRIGDTLGLGDVHITIDMETRGRDHSEEVLGRLRAAGYQPIKQN
- a CDS encoding PhoH family protein produces the protein MTRFAEHRVVLPLVVIMELEHKRHDPELGFFARTALRLLDDLRITHGSLSEPVPIGDEGGALRVELNHISVEVLPHGFRNADNDTRILAVAKSLSDEGEDVTVVSKDLPMRVKASALGLAADEYRNEFVKDTGWTGIRRIDVADEAIDQLYQGQELPWNELVPNTGAGTDADADPNEPAPVNTGLVLSSAGSSALGRVVGEDKVQLVRGDQDAFGVHGRSAEQRLAMELLLDPTVGIVSLGGRAGTGKSALALAAGLEAVLERQEHRKIIVFRPLYAVGGQDLGYLPGTESEKMGPWGQAVYDTLTALVSTAVMEEIVDRDLLEVLPLTHIRGRSLHDAWVVVDEAQSLEKNVLLTVLSRIGQNSKVVLTHDVAQRDNLRVGRHDGVAAVVEKLKGHPLFGHITLTRSERSPIAALVTDLLEDRTH
- the greA gene encoding transcription elongation factor GreA — protein: MSNNDSTPWLTQEAYDRLSKELEYASGPGRQEIIDRIEQARDEGDLKENGGYHAAREEQSKNEGRILELKHLLEHARVGDAPADDGIVEPGMVVTAVVAGNEMTFLFGNREIAADGEKLEVYSERSPLGEAIHGSKAGDTVSYTAPNGKEIKVELKNVTPYKA
- a CDS encoding isoprenyl transferase → MVLTQLLYRFYERRLQAELDGADLPQHIGVVLDGNRRWAKAAGETTARGHQAGADKILEFLGWCDEMGIRMVTLYLLSTENLNRPAAELTQLIGIISDTLDRLERGLDNGHRLRIHPVGSPSLLPSELAEQVSRLGEETAQVEGLHVNVAVGYGGRQEIVDAVGELLDDAEQAGKSLSEVAAMLSVEAISDKLYTRGQPDPDLVIRTSGEQRLSGFLMWQSAYSEFYFCEALWPDFRRVDFMRALRDFASRHRRFGS
- a CDS encoding GPP34 family phosphoprotein, which gives rise to MLTVEKLFLATLKHRDALSPVSGLLDQALVAAAITDLHETGAVKFGPWDRAEPGQQDDPKVSVVLADHSDLGPLQPTLDALDPYTDQQLSSLVGRSKLNPVPAVGRDLADRDAVLEHTKKIGASTFEEQGDAADEVRSRLATILSGGGSAEASDRFVLGVLEALNAAAVVLGNEPGLEAWTTAEFSSRINDTVGHLPGVYVIRKKADSIPNLFSKSRLA